The Candidatus Hydrogenedentota bacterium region CGGTGAGCAAGGCCGAGGCCGCCCGTAACGCGGAAGCGGAAGCGGAAAAGGCCGAGTAACACTGCGGCCGGATGTGAGTACGTAGACTGAAGGGCGCCGCCGGGTTGAACGCCGCGGCGCCCTTTTTTGTGATCTGCCGCAGGGCAAAAAAGCATGCATAATCGGGTGCCTGTACAGGGGCGTCACGATAAATCGCAATCAAGGAGACTGGAACGATGGCAACGGCAATGGCAACGGATACGAAACACCCCGCGGCGGGCAAAACCATGACAGGCGCGGAAATGGTAATCCAGGTGCTGGCCGATGAAGGCATCGACGCGATCTTCGGCTACAGCGGCGGCGCCATTCTCCCCACCTATGACGCGGTCTTCCGCTGGAACGAGAGCCACCCCGAGCAGGAAATCAAGCTCATCGTCCCCGCCAATGAGCAGGGCGCGGGCTTCATGGCCGCCGGCTACTCCCGCGTCACCGGCAAGGTCGGCATCACGCTTGTTACCTCCGGCCCCGGCGCCACCAACACCGTCACGCCCGTCCGCGACGCCATGGCCGATTCCATCCCCATGATCGTCATCTGCGGCCAGGTTCCCCGGGCCGCCGTGGGAACCGACGCCTTCCAGGAAGCCCCGGTCTTCAACATCATGAGCGCCTGCGCCAAGCACGTCTTCCTGGTGAAGAATCCAGACGAGCTTGAGGCCACTGTCCGCACCGCCTTTCACATCGCGCGCAGCGGTCGCCCCGGCCCCGTGGTCATCGATATTCCCAAAGACGTGCAAAACTGGGAAGGCGCCTTTACCGGCAGCGGCCTCCTGACCATGGTCGGCTACCAGCGCCGCCTGGACGGGCTGGAAAACTCCCGCCTGCCCCAGGAAAAGGCCGAGTCCTTCCTCCGCATGCTGAAGGCCTCCCACCGCCCCCTGATCTATGCGGGCGGCGGCGTGGTCAACAGCAATGCCAGTCAGGAACTGACGGCCTTCGCCCACAAGTACCAGATCCCCGTCGTCACCACCCTGATGGGCATCGGCTCCATCGACACGACCGATCCCCTCTGCCTGCACATGCTCGGCATGCACGGCACGGCCTACGCCAACTACGCCGTGGAAGATTGTGATTTCCTCATTGCCGTCGGCTCCCGCTTTGACGACCGCGTCGCTGGCAAGCCGAAGGAATTCGCCGCCCGCGCGAAGATC contains the following coding sequences:
- the ilvB gene encoding biosynthetic-type acetolactate synthase large subunit, translating into MTGAEMVIQVLADEGIDAIFGYSGGAILPTYDAVFRWNESHPEQEIKLIVPANEQGAGFMAAGYSRVTGKVGITLVTSGPGATNTVTPVRDAMADSIPMIVICGQVPRAAVGTDAFQEAPVFNIMSACAKHVFLVKNPDELEATVRTAFHIARSGRPGPVVIDIPKDVQNWEGAFTGSGLLTMVGYQRRLDGLENSRLPQEKAESFLRMLKASHRPLIYAGGGVVNSNASQELTAFAHKYQIPVVTTLMGIGSIDTTDPLCLHMLGMHGTAYANYAVEDCDFLIAVGSRFDDRVAGKPKEFAARAKIAHIDIDAAEIGKVKAVEWHHVGDAGVVLRELMTACGELENKHQHWLDYVAELKQKHHMAWNTDTPLIQPQEVLALINKITKGDAIITTGVGQHQMFAAQYFDFKEPRTWLTSGSMGTMGYGLPAAIGAQVGAPGKIVIDVDGDGSIRMNIGEMETCTNYDIPVKVLLLNNKGDGMVVQWQTLYFGSRFSGTDKTLHQKDFVAAAKADGFKYAERVEAKADLEKKIADFIAFEGPAFLEVMTDNTAFVYPMVGPGLAYKDMLTGPHITGREEDPFAKLDAADAF